In Lewinellaceae bacterium, a single window of DNA contains:
- a CDS encoding glutaminase: MTPNYPTLLRQIAEAVKPESGKGKVASYIPALARVPAGKFGIAIETVRGEQYHWGDATERFSIQSISKVFTLAMAFQLEGENLWKRVGLEPSGNPFNSLIQLEYEKGIPRNPFINAGALVVTDVLLEHFADPKTAILDFIHTLAGQGDIPYDEEVARSEREFGYTNAALANFIKSHGNIRNPVEAVLDVYFHQCSIAMSCRELARAFLLFANHGAVPATQKRLLTSSQAKRLNAIMLTCGFYDEAGEFAFAVGLPGKSGVGGGIVAIIPGELAIAVWSPELNEHGNSVLGIKTLEMFTTLTGMSIF, encoded by the coding sequence ATGACCCCCAACTACCCCACTCTCCTCCGCCAGATCGCCGAAGCAGTAAAGCCCGAATCCGGCAAAGGCAAAGTGGCCAGTTACATCCCCGCCCTGGCCAGGGTGCCGGCCGGCAAGTTTGGCATTGCGATAGAAACGGTGCGGGGCGAGCAATATCATTGGGGAGATGCAACAGAACGCTTTTCGATACAGAGCATTTCCAAGGTGTTCACCCTGGCCATGGCCTTCCAACTCGAAGGAGAGAACCTCTGGAAACGAGTTGGGCTGGAGCCGTCCGGCAACCCCTTCAACTCCCTGATACAACTGGAGTACGAAAAGGGCATCCCCCGCAACCCCTTTATCAACGCCGGCGCCCTGGTGGTCACCGACGTGCTCCTGGAGCATTTCGCCGATCCCAAAACGGCCATCCTGGACTTTATCCATACCCTCGCCGGGCAGGGCGATATACCATACGATGAAGAAGTGGCCCGCTCGGAGCGGGAGTTCGGCTATACCAACGCCGCCCTGGCCAACTTCATAAAGAGCCACGGCAATATTCGCAACCCAGTGGAGGCCGTGCTGGATGTGTATTTCCACCAGTGCTCCATCGCAATGTCCTGCCGGGAACTGGCGCGGGCCTTCCTGCTTTTCGCCAACCACGGCGCCGTCCCCGCCACGCAGAAACGCCTGCTGACCAGCAGCCAGGCCAAGCGCCTCAACGCCATCATGCTCACCTGCGGCTTTTACGACGAAGCGGGCGAGTTCGCCTTCGCCGTGGGGCTGCCCGGCAAGAGCGGCGTGGGCGGAGGCATCGTCGCCATAATCCCCGGCGAACTGGCCATCGCCGTGTGGAGCCCGGAGCTGAATGAGCACGGAAATTCCGTATTGGGCATAAAAACTTTGGAAATGTTTACTACTTTGACGGGGATGTCGATCTTTTAA
- a CDS encoding Gfo/Idh/MocA family oxidoreductase, producing the protein MAKTYNWGIIGPGKIAHKFAQDLDKLPNARLHAVASRSEERARAFALQYGAPHAYGAYEEITTCPDLDVVYIATPHPGHRDNAVMCLQAGIPVLCEKAFAMNSRQVQEMVDAARANDTFLMEALWTRFTPSTTKALELIGHGMIGDVLSVKADFGFRAAYDPNSRLFNPALGGGSLLDIGIYPVFLALLILGKPAEIQAAAHLGATGVDEELGMLFKYTGGQLAHLHSTLRAFTKTEAFIYGERGAIHLHTRWHEPTTLSLILEDRRPQDYRFDYHTNGYSYEAEEVMHCLEHGLKESPLLPLSFSQDLMAVLDAVRGEIGLEYEEDVLPG; encoded by the coding sequence ATGGCAAAAACCTACAACTGGGGCATCATCGGCCCCGGCAAGATCGCCCACAAATTTGCGCAGGACCTCGACAAGCTGCCCAACGCCCGCCTGCACGCGGTGGCTTCCCGCTCGGAAGAGCGGGCGCGGGCCTTTGCCCTGCAGTACGGCGCGCCCCACGCTTACGGCGCTTACGAAGAGATCACAACCTGCCCGGATCTGGACGTGGTGTACATCGCCACCCCCCACCCCGGCCATCGCGACAATGCCGTGATGTGCCTGCAGGCCGGCATTCCGGTGCTCTGCGAAAAGGCCTTCGCCATGAACAGCCGGCAGGTGCAGGAGATGGTGGACGCCGCCCGGGCCAACGACACCTTCCTCATGGAGGCCCTGTGGACGCGCTTCACCCCTTCCACCACCAAGGCCCTGGAACTGATCGGCCACGGCATGATCGGCGATGTGCTCTCGGTGAAGGCCGACTTCGGCTTCCGCGCCGCTTATGATCCCAACAGCCGCCTGTTCAACCCGGCGCTGGGCGGCGGCTCCCTGCTCGACATCGGCATCTACCCCGTTTTCCTGGCCCTGCTGATACTGGGCAAGCCGGCCGAGATACAGGCCGCTGCCCACCTCGGCGCCACCGGCGTGGACGAGGAACTGGGCATGCTCTTCAAATACACAGGCGGGCAACTGGCTCACCTGCACTCCACCCTGCGCGCCTTCACCAAAACGGAGGCCTTCATCTACGGCGAGCGCGGCGCCATCCACCTGCACACCCGCTGGCACGAGCCGACCACCCTCAGCCTCATCCTGGAAGACCGCCGCCCGCAGGACTACCGCTTCGACTACCACACCAACGGCTACTCCTACGAGGCCGAAGAGGTGATGCACTGCCTGGAACACGGCCTGAAGGAGAGCCCCCTGCTGCCCCTGAGCTTCAGCCAGGATTTGATGGCGGTACTGGATGCGGTGAGGGGGGAGATCGGGCTGGAGTACGAGGAGGATGTTTTGCCTGGGTAA
- a CDS encoding tyrosine-type recombinase/integrase — protein MARELELLLERKERYALPGIRNKATMSLLVYQALALKEVVGLTVEDVNLEKGSIYIRASAKANARRLPLQGQQSLWLYRYLNEARPKLLKEPTPALILASRGTPERGEGIHYLVETFRPKFPTKRLTPTTIRQSVLAGLLKSGQGLRQVQAFAGHRKPSATEKYRQDNLEALKAAIDKYHPQ, from the coding sequence ATGGCCAGGGAGCTGGAGCTGTTGCTGGAGCGCAAAGAGCGTTATGCCCTGCCCGGCATCCGGAATAAAGCAACCATGAGCTTGTTGGTGTACCAGGCCCTGGCGCTTAAAGAGGTGGTTGGGCTTACTGTTGAAGATGTGAACCTGGAAAAAGGCAGCATCTACATCAGGGCTTCCGCCAAAGCCAATGCGCGCCGGCTGCCCTTGCAAGGACAGCAGAGCCTGTGGCTCTACCGCTACCTGAACGAGGCCCGGCCGAAGTTGCTCAAAGAACCCACTCCGGCCCTGATCCTGGCCAGCCGCGGCACCCCAGAGCGCGGCGAAGGCATCCACTACCTGGTGGAAACCTTCCGGCCAAAGTTCCCCACCAAGCGCTTAACCCCGACTACCATCCGCCAAAGCGTGCTGGCTGGCCTACTCAAGAGCGGGCAGGGCTTGCGCCAGGTGCAGGCCTTCGCCGGCCACCGCAAGCCCAGCGCTACGGAGAAGTACCGCCAGGACAACCTGGAGGCGCTCAAGGCGGCCATCGATAAATATCATCCGCAATAG